The following are encoded together in the Primulina tabacum isolate GXHZ01 chromosome 18, ASM2559414v2, whole genome shotgun sequence genome:
- the LOC142532481 gene encoding uncharacterized protein LOC142532481, whose product MALVRTFGKPDLFITMTCNPEWKEIKDNLKEGQKAQDRPDLTSRVFRAKLHDLKTQIIKKEIFGKVAAYVYVIEFQKRGLPHVHMLVILKPAYKINTPDQFDYYVSAELPNKDTHPRLHDLVVKHMIHGPCGDMNKKNSCMVNGQCKSHYPRLFCQTTTQGKDGYPIYRRRNNGQIIDVRRTKLNTQWVVPHNSYLLLRYDCHINVEVCSGLTAVKYLYKYIYKGHDKVAVHIAHEDGENVIDEIKNFQDARWVSAQEAVWRIFEFDLNEISPAVINLPLHFPNKQCVTFWKNQSLRNVLQWEHVSKTMLTEFFQMCATNDRAKALLYSEFIEYYVWDKKNKFWQQRKKGKVIGRVNGANPVEEAAQRRGLLESDKSIFECLNEAVSFQMPHALRRLFATILIGPSEVIPREILDELAVNIPYEDYLAQSNLNTAQRKAFSTIIDCLDANKNGLFFVDGPGGTGKTYLYRALLANVRSRKMIALATATSGVAASILPGGRTAHSRFKIPIDLHDKSYCTISKQSGLAELCRRTHLIIWDEAPMAKRLAIEAVDRSLRDLTGIQKPFGGKVVVLGGDFMQVLPVVPKASIQETINASLVKSYLYEQISHLTLSENMRARSDPLFSDFLLRVGNGTECSDADGNIKIPDDMIIKYDDDYDDEDSSEQKLIDHIFPNIEKNFQSADYMTNRAILASKNEYVDKLNDKIIQSFPCETRTFTSLDEAVDDTQNFYPSEFLNSLTPNGMPPHRLVLKKNCTIMLLRNLDPSDGLCNGTRMVCRGFQDNVIHAEITVGHPRIPLSPAENEGYPFQFRRKQFPIRLCFAMKINKAQGQTIPFVGVYLPQPVFSHGQLYVALSRGTSMANTKVLIKPSTNTSIGDTWTRNVVYHQVLARETKDIYQDHVSS is encoded by the exons ATGGCATTAGTGAGAACATTTGGTAAACCGGATCTCTTCATTACAATGACTTGTAATCCAGAATGGAAAGAGATAAAGGATAATCTTAAAGAAGGACAAAAAGCTCAGGACCGGCCAGACTTAACGTCAAGGGTGTTTCGAGCAAAATTACATGATTTGAAAACTCAGATAATCAAAAAAGAAATATTTGGAAAAGTCGCTGCATATGTCTATGTAATTGAGTTCCAAAAAAGGGGATTGCCTCATGTTCACATGTTGGTCATACTAAAACCTGCCTACAAAATAAATACTCCTGATCAGTTTGATTATTATGTATCTGCGGAACTTCCTAACAAAGATACACATCCTCGGCTACATGATTTGGTTGTAAAACATATGATACATGGTCCTTGTGGAGATATGAACAAAAAAAATTCTTGCATGGTTAATGGACAATGTAAAAGTCATTATCCAAGGCTATTTTGTCAAACTACAACACAAGGAAAAGATGGATATCCAATATATAGAAGAAGAAACAATGGCCAAATAATAGATGTGAGAAGAACAAAGCTTAATACCCAATGGGTGGTTCCTCATAATTCTTATCTCCTGTTAAGGTATGATTGTCACATTAATGTGGAAGTTTGCTCTGGATTGACAGCTGTGAAATACCTatacaaatatatttataaaggACATGATAAAGTGGCAGTTCATATTGCTCATGAAGATGGAGAAAACGTGATAGATGAGATTAAAAACTTCCAAGATGCAAGATGGGTGTCAGCACAAGAAGCTGTTTGGAGGATATTTGAGTTTGACCTCAATGAGATATCCCCAGCAGTGATTAATTTGCCACTGCACTTTCCAAATAAACAATGTGTCACCTTTTGGAAGAATCAAAGTCTGAGAAATGTACTACAGTGGGAGCATGTCTCAAAAACAATGCTAACAGAATTTTTTCAGATGTGCGCAACAAATGATAGAGCGAAAGCTCTTTTATATAGTGAATTTATAGAATATTATGTGTGGGATAAAAAGAACAAGTTTTGGcaacaaaggaaaaaaggaAAAGTCATTGGTCGTGTAAATGGAGCTAATCCCGTGGAAG AGGCTGCACAAAGAAGAGGTCTGCTTGAATCAGATAAAAGTATTTTTGAGTGTTTAAATGAGGCCGTTAGCTTCCAAATGCCACACGCATTACGAAGATTGTTTGCAACGATTTTG ATAGGACCAAGTGAAGTAATCCCTCGAGAAATTCTCGATGAGTTGGCCGTTAACATCCCATATGAAGATTACTTAGCTCAATCCAACCTGAATACAGCACAACGAAAGGCATTCTCTACAATAATTGATTGTTTAGATGCAAACAAAAATGGATTATTCTTTGTCGATGGACCTGGAGGAACAGGGAAAACTTATTTATACCGTGCTTTATTGGCCAATGTAAGATCAAGAAAAATGATAGCACTTGCTACAGCAACTTCAGGAGTTGCAGCATCGATATTGCCGGGTGGTCGGACAGCCCATTCACGATTTAAAATTCCCATTGACTTGCATGATAAAAGTTATTGTACAATATCGAAACAAAGCGGACTTGCAGAGTTATGTAGAAGAACACATTTAATCATATGGGATGAGGCACCGATGGCAAAACGGTTAGCAATTGAAGCAGTTGACAGAAGTTTACGAGACTTAACAGGAATCCAGAAACCGTTCGGTGGAAAAGTGGTTGTTCTTGGGGGTGATTTTATGCAAGTTCTACCGGTTGTTCCTAAAGCATCTATTCAAGAAACTATTAATGCAAGTTTGGTGAAATCGTATTTATACGAACAAATTTCTCATCTAACTCTTTCAGAAAACATGCgagcaagatcagatcctttgtTTAGTGATTTCTTGCTACGTGTGGGCAACGGTACTGAATGTTCAGATGCGGATGGCAATATCAAAATTCCAGATGATATGATTATAaaatatgatgatgattatgatgatgaAGATTCCTCTGAACAAAAGCTTATTGATCATATTTTCCCAAATATAGAGAAAAATTTCCAGTCGGCTGATTACATGACAAATAGAGCTATACTTGCATCAAAGAATGAGTATGTTGACAAGTtgaatgataaaataattcaatcATTTCCTTGTGAGACCAGAACTTTCACAAGTCTTGATGAAGCAGTTGATGACACTCAAAATTTTTATCCGTCGGAATTTCTTAACTCATTAACTCCAAATGGCATGCCTCCTCATCGTTTGGTTTTGAAAAAGAATTGTACAATTATGTTGTTGAGGAATCTCGATCCATCAGATGGATTGTGCAATGGGACGAGAATGGTATGTCGAGGATTCCAAGATAATGTCATCCACGCAGAAATCACAGTTGGCCATCCGAGAATACCTTTATCTCCTGCAGAAAATGAAGGCTACCCTTTCCAATTCAGAAGAAAGCAATTTCCAATTCGATTGTGTTTCgcaatgaaaattaataaagcGCAAGGACAAACTATACCATTCGTTGGCGTATATTTACCCCAACCTGTATTTTCACATGGACAATTGTATGTTGCACTATCTCGAGGTACTTCAATGGCAAATACAAAAGTCTTAATTAAACCAAGCACAAACACAAGCATTGGTGACACATGGACAAGAAATGTGGTGTACCATCAAGTTCTTGCTCGAG AAACAAAGGACATCTATCAAGATCATGTGTCATCGTGA
- the LOC142532482 gene encoding replication protein A 70 kDa DNA-binding subunit D-like, with product MAASELSSITSLQSNQKATTLVLKVLRRGSSLFSKANSKPIRKIIFLDEEGTMIYVIVFANAMQYFHEQLKSNRSYLISNPNIREINNNFPNINPKIELVLQNNTTITETDNIISFSNYTFSFCEFVDIKQSSQDAQPLDVIGVIMKVKQSIQFRRNDNSTGCRREVILMNLLHDTVTINLWDDLAFNEGQWSEEMVNEKPIIAFSNMKRQPYQNTVQLKSTYTTTIYLNPPCTESENLNLWLNSGFKDHNLDNLWLATKLKCSKEITINQLLNERKSLTENTYYSFKGYVLEVENRFNPWYEACNNCSRAIIKTKDATTCTKCVHILAEVVPRYRVTINVKKDNDNIKITMFEDVPVAFIGCLVKDYIKSVAEDASASPYYMALEMPEKEEYNFLFKFTEKTPTNNATSSIVVERFQKPLQKHKSEKIEDVNANAQIHMEDDEKIATFIKRKNIKQSSMSKTRSQQNNKKLPDDAKRSTHILIEDDDKFSSSMKRKRQVKTKNNTQSVAFVKIKQEKI from the exons ATGGCTGCTTCAGAATTATCTTCTATTACTTCTCTGCAATCAAATCAAAAGGCTACTACGCTCGTGCTTAAGGTTCTTCGACGAGGAAGCAGCCTATTTTCAAAGGCAAATTCGAAACCAATCCGGAAGATAATATTTTTGGATGAAGag GGTACTATGATATATGTGATTGTTTTTGccaatgccatgcaatatttccATGAACAACTCAAGTCCAACAGAAGTTACCTCATATCTAATCCAAACATAAGGGAAATTAACAATAATTTCCCGAACATCAATCCGAAAATTGAGCTGGTCCTACAAAACAATACAACAATCACAGAAACAGATAATAttatcagtttctctaactaCACTTTCAGTTTTTGTGAGTTTGTGGACATTAAGCAATCTTCACAAGATGCTCAACCACTCG ATGTCATAGGTGTCATCATGAAAGTCAAGCAATCGATCCAGTTTCGTAGGAATGACAATAGCACAGGCTGCAGGAGAGAAGTCATATTGATGAACCTTCT ACATGATACTGTTACAATAAATTTGTGGGACGATCTCGCCTTCAATGAAGGCCAATGGTCAGAGGAAATGGTGAATGAGAAGCCAATAATTGCTTTCTCAAATATGAAAAGACAACCTTACCAAA ACACAGTTCAATTGAAATCCACTTATACTACTACAATATATCTAAACCCACCATGCACCGAATCGGAGAACTTAAATTTATG GCTGAACTCGGGTTTCAAAGACCACAATCTCGATAATTTGTGGCTGGCTACTAAACTGAAATGTTCTAAAGAAATCACCATCAATCAATTGCTCAATGAACGCAAAAGTTTAACCGAG AACACATACTACTCTTTCAAAGGATATGTACTTGAAGTTGAAAACAGATTTAACCCTTGGTATGAAGCTTGTAACAATTGTTCGAGGGCTATTATTAAAACAAAAGATGCGACAACTTGTACCAAATGCGTTCATATACTTGCGGAAGTAGTGCCGAG GTATCGAGTTACGATCAATGTCAAAAAAGACAATGACAATATAAAAATTACAATGTTTGAAGACGTACCTGTTGCTTTTATTGGTTGTCTAGTGAAAGACTATATCAAGTCTGTCGCTGAG GATGCAAGTGCTTCGCCATATTATATGGCCCTTGAAATGCCAGAAAAGGAAGAATACAACTTTCTTTTCAAATTTACTGAAAAGACTCCGACCAATAATGCAACCTCTTCTATTGTAGTTGAAAGATTCCAAAAGCCCCTGCAAAAGCACAAATCAGAAAAAATCGAAGATGTCAATGCAAATGCTCAAATTCATATGGAAGATGATGAAAAAATTGCTACTTTTATAAAGAGAAAAAACATCAAACAGAGTTCTATGTCCAAGACACGAAGCCaacaaaacaacaaaaaattaCCTGATGATGCGAAAAGAAGTACCCACATCCTGATTGAAGATGATGACAAGTTTTCTTCCTCCATGAAGAGAAAGAGACAAGTCAAGACAAAAAATAACACACAAAGTGTGGCATTTGTGAAGATCAAGCAAGAAAAAATTTGA
- the LOC142533979 gene encoding putative dehydration-responsive element-binding protein 2H: MEPVKKTTVGRSRKGCMRGKGGPDNALCTYRGVRQRTWGKWVAEIREPNRGARVWLGTFNTSLEAAYAYDDASRRLYGSSAKLNLPPPAADHNSGETVLPTFPTSEMSEDFWVQGCHHGDEANCYELWDTPVAPSLLDDKQDSSWPEFPPENSSLPQWE; the protein is encoded by the coding sequence ATGGAGCCGGTGAAGAAGACGACTGTGGGGCGGTCCAGAAAGGGTTGCATGCGTGGCAAAGGTGGACCGGATAACGCGCTCTGCACCTACAGGGGAGTCCGCCAGCGAACCTGGGGCAAGTGGGTCGCTGAGATCCGTGAGCCCAACCGCGGGGCAAGAGTATGGCTCGGGACTTTCAACACGTCCCTCGAAGCCGCGTATGCTTACGACGACGCTTCTCGGCGCCTCTATGGCTCGAGCGCAAAGCTCAACCTCCCGCCTCCTGCAGCGGACCACAACAGTGGAGAGACCGTTCTTCCTACGTTTCCAACTAGTGAGATGAGTGAAGATTTCTGGGTGCAGGGTTGTCATCATGGAGATGAAGCGAATTGCTATGAATTGTGGGACACACCGGTGGCTCCGTCTCTGCTTGATGATAAGCAAGATTCGAGCTGGCCGGAATTCCCACCAGAAAATAGTTCTCTCCCTCAATGGGAATGA
- the LOC142532713 gene encoding protein LUTEIN DEFICIENT 5, chloroplastic-like, with protein MAANLSFPQFSPQIVNTQSHRSRLKQELKLRRNIGEYRSGWLISCSYSSNGRGPSGTDGDVLQNDTVKEVEMLLEEKRRVELSTRISSGEFTVKKASFQSQTRNNLLKFGVPEELLDFIFNLTGGSIDYPRIPEAKGSISAIRSEAFFVPLYELYLAYGGIFRLTFGPKSFLIVSDPAIAKYILKDNPKGYSKGILAEILDFVMGKGLIPADGEVWRVRRRAIVPALHQKFVAAMFTLFGAATDRLCKKLDAAASDGEDVEMESLFSRLTLDIIGKAVFNYDFDSLEVDTGIIEAVYTVLREAEDRSIAPIPLWEIPIWKDISPKLKKVNAALKLINDTLDDLIAICKRMVDEEELLFHEEYMNEQDPSILHFLLASGDDVSSKQLRDDLMTLLIAGHETSAAVLTWTFYLLSKEPSVVAKLRNEVDSVLGDRFPTMEDMKKLKYTTRVINESLRLYPQPPVLIRRSLGDDVLGEYPIKSGEDIFISVWNLHRCPKHWEDADKFNPERWPLDGPNPNETNQNFSYLPFGGGPRKCIGDMFASFETIVAVAMLVRRFDFQMALGAPPVKMTTGATIHTTEGLTMTVTPRRRDPIIPTLNIPKSNLDSSSLNVPDMKPV; from the exons ATGGCTGCCAACCTCTCTTTTCCTCAGTTCTCCCCCCAAATCGTCAACACTCAATCGCACAGAAGCAGACTAAAGCAAGAACTTAAGCTTAGGCGAAACATCGGTGAGTACA GGAGTGGTTGGTTGATTAGTTGCTCGTATTCGAGTAATGGGAGAGGTCCCAGCGGGACTGATGGCGATGTTCTCCAAAACGACACCGTAAAAGAAGTGGAGATGCTTTTAGAGGAGAAGCGCCGTGTCGAGCTGTCGACACGAATATCCTCCGGTGAATTTACAGTCAAGAAGGCTAG CTTTCAATCGCAAACGAGAAACAACTTGTTGAAATTTGGCGTGCCGGAAGAGTTGCTTGACTTCATATTCAATTTGACGGGAGGTTCTATTGACTACCCGAGAATCCCAGAGGCAAAAGGATCAATTTCTGCCATCAGAAGCGAGGCCTTCTTCGTTCCTCTATATGAGCTTTACTTAGCTTATGGTGGAATTTTTAGGCTAACATTCGGTCCGAAG TCATTTTTAATAGTGTCGGATCCTGCAATTgctaaatatattttgaaagaCAATCCAAAAGGTTATTCGAAG GGTATTTTAGCTGAAATTCTTGATTTTGTGATGGGGAAAGGGCTTATACCTGCTGATGGGGAAGTATGGCGTGTCAGGAGACGGGCTATAGTTCCAGCATTGCATCAGAAG TTTGTAGCAGCAATGTTTACGCTGTTTGGAGCAGCCACAGATAGACTCTGCAAAAAGCTCGATGCTGCTGCATCTGATGGTGAGGATGTTGAGATGGAGTCCCTTTTCTCCCGTTTGACATTAGATATCATTGGGAAAGCAGTGTTTAACTACGATTTTGATTCCTTAGAAGTTGATACTGGAATAATCGAG GCTGTATACACTGTATTGCGAGAAGCAGAAGATCGTAGCATTGCACCGATTCCACTTTGGGAGATTCCCATATGGAAAGATATTTCACCGAAGCTGAAGAAGGTCAACGCAGCTCTGAAGCTGATCAATGATACGCTTGATGATCTGATTGCCATATGTAAG AGGATGGTAGACGAAGAAGAGTTGCTGTTTCACGAGGAATACATGAATGAACAAGATCCTAGTATTCTTCATTTCCTGTTAGCATCTGGGGATGAT GTCTCGAGCAAACAACTCCGTGATGATTTAATGACATTGCTGATAGCTGGACATGAAACATCTGCCGCAGTACTCACGTGGACCTTTTATCTTCTTTCCAAG GAACCTAGTGTCGTGGCCAAGCTTCGAAATGAG GTTGATTCAGTTTTGGGCGATCGATTCCCGACCATGGAAGACATGAAGAAGCTTAAATATACTACTCGAGTCATCAATGAA TCCTTAAGACTCTATCCCCAGCCACCTGTTTTGATTCGTCGGTCTCTTGGAGATGATGTACTCGGAGAATACCCGATTAAAAG TGGAGAAGATATTTTCATTTCTGTTTGGAATTTGCATCGTTGCCCGAAACATTGGGAAGATGCTGACAAGTTCAATCCTGAAAGATGGCCCTTAGATGGTCCTAATCCCAATGAAACGAATCAAAATTTCag CTACTTGCCTTTTGGTGGAGGACCAAGAAAATGCATCGGAGACATGTTTGCTTCATTTGAG ACTATAGTAGCTGTGGCCATGCTTGTTCGTAGATTCGACTTCCAAATGGCCCTCGGAGCACCTCCT GTTAAAATGACTACAGGAGCAACAATTCATACAACAGAAGGCTTAACAATGACAGTTACACCAAGAAGAAGAGATCCCATTATCCCAACGCTCAATATTCCAAAATCGAACCTTGACTCCTCATCACTAAACGTACCAGATATGAAACCAGTTTAA
- the LOC142532715 gene encoding protein ASYMMETRIC LEAVES 2-like has protein sequence MASSSNSPCAACKFLRRKCQPECVFAPYFPPDQPQKFANVHKVFGASNVTKLLNELQPHQREDAVNSLAYEADMRLRDPVYGCVGVISLLQHQLRQLQIDLSCAKSELSKYQNHLNGGFIHHHQQINLLGSGMAARDFHHQFFPTSHHQQQPVINGYDASSFLAMNMSASLGQLGGFQQARAAGAAADGRRTPVEPS, from the coding sequence ATGGCTTCATCATCTAACTCCCCATGCGCCGCCTGCAAGTTCCTGCGTCGAAAATGCCAGCCGGAGTGCGTCTTCGCGCCGTACTTTCCACCGGATCAGCCGCAGAAATTCGCCAACGTACACAAAGTCTTCGGCGCCAGCAACGTCACCAAACTTCTGAACGAGCTGCAGCCGCATCAGCGTGAAGACGCCGTTAATTCCCTCGCTTACGAAGCCGACATGAGGCTGCGCGACCCCGTCTACGGCTGCGTCGGCGTCATCTCTCTCCTTCAACACCAGCTCCGCCAGCTTCAAATCGACCTCAGCTGCGCCAAATCCGAGCTCTCTAAGTACCAGAATCACCTCAACGGTGGCTTCATCCACCACCATCAGCAGATCAACCTCCTCGGCAGCGGTATGGCGGCGAGGGACTTCCACCACCAGTTCTTTCCTACCAGTCATCATCAGCAGCAACCGGTGATTAATGGGTATGATGCTAGTAGCTTCCTCGCCATGAATATGTCTGCAAGTCTTGGACAGTTGGGCGGCTTTCAGCAGGCCAGGGCAGCCGGGGCCGCGGCTGATGGACGCCGGACACCGGTGGAACCGTCTTAG